The following proteins come from a genomic window of Gimesia chilikensis:
- a CDS encoding MarR family winged helix-turn-helix transcriptional regulator gives MLQYDFEESIGYWITMTSHSYQDALNQELIPYGITFRQFQVIGWLVYAGPLSQVELAERMMIEPPTLVRILDRMERDQWIKRESDPEDRRRKVLQVLPEAKPIWSKMVSCLKRLRKKATKGMTAEQVETLKSLLMQVQENLGVKLPEFEAV, from the coding sequence ATGTTGCAATACGATTTTGAAGAGAGCATCGGTTACTGGATTACGATGACTTCGCATTCCTATCAGGATGCGTTGAATCAGGAATTGATTCCTTACGGGATCACCTTCCGACAGTTTCAGGTGATTGGCTGGCTGGTCTATGCAGGTCCCCTGTCCCAGGTGGAACTCGCTGAGCGAATGATGATCGAACCTCCGACCCTCGTGCGGATTCTGGATCGAATGGAACGCGATCAGTGGATCAAACGCGAAAGTGATCCGGAAGACCGGCGGCGGAAGGTTCTACAGGTTCTGCCGGAAGCGAAACCGATCTGGTCCAAGATGGTTTCCTGTCTGAAGCGGCTCAGAAAAAAAGCAACCAAAGGCATGACCGCCGAACAGGTGGAGACACTGAAATCCCTGTTGATGCAGGTGCAGGAAAATCTGGGAGTCAAACTCCCTGAGTTTGAGGCGGTCTGA
- a CDS encoding formylglycine-generating enzyme family protein yields the protein MPLLSKTAGFRFSVSCCLLALLLTSCGDGGGKVGSFTEEDKARSPSSNRSNMRAPQLKPRKVEPQPSRSTQPAELEGDPEDHFELVDYLHNYQIQKPDPNRARGEEFAVVPPAEPGLNASTFTVIQPEATGETTQPSSTFKLPKGFTALPEYGYSAEGFPRRIRCDRDYSEMALVPAGVSIQGVESGDPNAQPQFSIFQNAFYIDLHEVTLEQYRRWRSEMIAAKGKIPEPAGNDQAEGNIPAMGIAYTDAINYARTMGKQLPLETQWEKAARGELGFQYPWGDGRPLWHKNRQPGQIDPVKSFPGDKSPYGVYDMAGNAREWCDDWYSPDAYKAALARSDAGVVRDWTGPKLPVVSGERVARGAKDSWKAWKRAGENMRTPSPDVGFRCVLNLSAAGQQPDKNARPANAF from the coding sequence ATGCCTCTGTTATCGAAGACCGCCGGATTTCGCTTTTCTGTGTCATGTTGTCTGCTTGCACTGCTGCTGACCAGTTGTGGTGACGGTGGAGGCAAGGTGGGGAGCTTTACAGAAGAGGACAAAGCCAGGTCACCTTCCTCAAATCGTTCCAATATGCGGGCACCGCAGTTAAAGCCTCGTAAAGTGGAACCGCAGCCTTCCCGGTCTACACAGCCGGCGGAACTGGAGGGAGACCCGGAAGATCATTTTGAGTTAGTCGATTATCTGCACAATTACCAGATTCAGAAGCCCGATCCCAATCGCGCCCGCGGAGAAGAGTTCGCAGTGGTACCCCCTGCCGAACCGGGATTGAATGCTTCCACTTTTACCGTCATTCAGCCGGAGGCGACGGGTGAGACAACCCAGCCCAGTTCTACATTTAAACTTCCCAAGGGATTCACTGCGTTGCCAGAATATGGCTATTCTGCAGAAGGCTTTCCCCGGCGGATTCGCTGTGACCGCGATTACTCCGAGATGGCGCTGGTCCCTGCCGGCGTTTCGATTCAGGGAGTCGAATCCGGCGATCCGAATGCACAGCCGCAGTTTTCGATTTTTCAGAACGCGTTTTATATCGATCTGCATGAAGTCACACTCGAACAATATCGCCGCTGGCGTTCGGAAATGATCGCCGCGAAAGGCAAAATTCCCGAACCGGCGGGTAATGATCAGGCGGAAGGGAACATCCCGGCCATGGGCATCGCGTATACCGACGCCATCAATTACGCGCGAACCATGGGCAAGCAGTTGCCCCTGGAAACGCAGTGGGAGAAAGCCGCGCGGGGCGAACTGGGATTTCAGTATCCCTGGGGTGATGGTCGCCCGCTCTGGCACAAGAACCGTCAACCCGGACAAATAGATCCGGTGAAAAGTTTTCCGGGAGACAAGAGTCCCTACGGAGTTTACGACATGGCGGGCAACGCCCGGGAATGGTGCGATGACTGGTATTCTCCCGATGCCTACAAAGCGGCGCTGGCCCGCTCCGATGCCGGCGTCGTCCGTGACTGGACCGGTCCCAAGCTGCCGGTTGTATCGGGGGAACGAGTGGCCCGTGGCGCGAAAGATTCCTGGAAAGCCTGGAAAAGGGCCGGAGAAAACATGCGGACTCCCAGCCCGGATGTTGGTTTTCGCTGTGTCTTGAACCTTTCCGCTGCAGGCCAGCAGCCTGACAAAAACGCCCGCCCCGCGAACGCGTTTTAA
- a CDS encoding efflux RND transporter permease subunit has translation MNLITAIVHNPVKVTVGVLMTVLFGLVALTRMPMQLTPEVQRPTITVETRWPGASPQEVEREIVLEQEEQLKSVEGITKLSSESADSKGTITLEFLVGTNMDEALLKVNSRLQQVPEYPEDADQPIISTANAADRPIAWFILSSRLPSEEKIVAFGEKHPELKDRLEVIRKTPNPGLAMLRLRMLSDEYPDVRGEILPKEDIEVTKLRRFAEDEIEARFERVAGVSQSNVLGGLEDELQVVVDSEQLAARQLTIADVRRVLRGQNEDTSAGDFWEGKRRWVVRTLGQFRNIEEVENQLLAVRDGAPVYVRDVAEVRLGYKKPDGLVRRFGESSIAVNCIRETGANVLDIMNGLREAAKEIDETILKARGLQLVQVYDETDYIYSSVDLVKNNIFIGGALTMIVLMSFLHLGIRTLIVVPFIILSAVAAAYISPWFFAVCLALIIGAGFWFARGALVVGLAIPTSIIGTFLILGLMGRSLNVISLAGLAFAVGMLVDNAVVVLENIFRRYSLGESPFRAAIKGTQEVWGAVLASTLTTIAVFLPVVFIQEEAGQLFQDIALAISAAVGLSLLVSMTLISTASARLLHKREGQDIEDMRVVDNPEPEQPVRKGRLQRVIITPIESAGALFVKSVVGMNSWIQKGLLRRLVVTGVLVGAAFGISWQLWPKVEYLPTGNRNLIFCILLPPPGYNMNQLMELGEAVESDLRPYWDIVDPESEEAKSLDYPVIGDFFFVARGRMVFMGIRAHDSQRVGELIPLVQQAGAKLEGTFAVAKQSSLFEQGLTGGRTVEVEIIGPDLQKLVGMGGQILGKVKGMIPDAQVRPVPSLDLSSPEVHIQPKLVQAAEMGVSSADLGYTANALVDGAFAGDYYLGGDKIDLSIVGQSRHIQNTQDVKALSVATPMGSLVPLEALANVEITSGPEQVNHRERQRAITIEVSPPEAMALEDAMQRIQDEIVQPMRDSGQLDGGYRIMLSGTADKLRDTWAALQFNVLLALMITYLLMAALFESWLYPFVIIFSVPLGAVGGILGLSVLNLFMLQTLDVLTMLGFVILIGTVVNNPILIIHQSLNHINEDGMTPREAILESIRTRIRPIFMTTTTTVLGLLPLVLFPGAGSELYRGLGSVVLGGLIVSTLFTLVLVPTLFSLTMDAKHSVINLFRPSVAQQFKTQPATASDVDAQEKENVTV, from the coding sequence ATGAATTTGATTACAGCCATTGTCCATAATCCGGTTAAAGTGACCGTTGGTGTGCTGATGACGGTCCTCTTCGGTCTGGTCGCTCTGACTCGTATGCCGATGCAGCTGACGCCCGAAGTTCAGCGGCCCACCATCACCGTCGAAACACGCTGGCCCGGTGCCAGTCCCCAGGAAGTCGAACGCGAAATTGTGCTGGAACAGGAAGAACAGCTCAAGAGTGTGGAAGGCATCACCAAACTGAGTTCGGAAAGTGCCGACTCCAAGGGAACCATTACGCTGGAGTTCCTGGTTGGCACCAACATGGACGAAGCCCTGCTTAAGGTCAACTCGCGCCTGCAGCAGGTTCCCGAATACCCGGAAGACGCCGATCAGCCCATCATCAGTACTGCGAACGCTGCGGACCGTCCGATTGCCTGGTTCATTCTCAGCAGCCGTCTTCCCTCTGAAGAAAAAATTGTCGCGTTTGGAGAGAAGCATCCGGAACTCAAAGACCGTCTGGAAGTGATTCGAAAAACTCCCAATCCCGGACTGGCGATGTTGCGCCTGCGAATGCTGTCTGATGAATATCCTGATGTCCGCGGAGAAATTCTGCCCAAGGAAGATATTGAGGTCACCAAGCTGCGGCGTTTCGCGGAAGATGAAATTGAAGCCCGCTTCGAACGTGTGGCCGGCGTTTCCCAGTCAAACGTGCTGGGGGGGCTGGAAGATGAACTGCAGGTGGTTGTCGACTCCGAACAACTCGCCGCGCGCCAGTTGACGATCGCCGATGTGCGTCGCGTGTTGCGCGGCCAGAATGAAGACACTTCCGCCGGTGATTTCTGGGAAGGCAAACGTCGCTGGGTGGTGCGTACTCTGGGGCAGTTCCGCAATATTGAAGAAGTGGAAAATCAGCTGCTGGCGGTTCGCGATGGCGCGCCAGTCTATGTACGGGACGTTGCAGAAGTCCGCCTGGGTTACAAAAAACCGGATGGCCTGGTACGACGTTTTGGCGAATCGAGTATCGCGGTGAACTGTATCCGCGAAACCGGCGCCAACGTGCTGGATATTATGAACGGACTCCGCGAAGCCGCTAAAGAGATTGATGAAACAATTCTCAAAGCCCGTGGCTTACAGCTGGTTCAGGTTTATGATGAAACCGACTATATCTATTCCTCAGTCGACCTGGTGAAGAACAACATCTTTATCGGTGGTGCTTTGACGATGATCGTTCTGATGTCGTTTCTGCATCTGGGAATTCGCACCCTGATTGTGGTGCCGTTTATTATTTTGTCTGCCGTCGCTGCTGCTTATATCTCCCCCTGGTTTTTCGCAGTCTGTCTGGCGCTGATCATTGGGGCCGGCTTCTGGTTTGCCCGCGGGGCCCTGGTGGTGGGGCTGGCAATTCCCACCAGTATTATCGGCACCTTCCTGATTCTGGGACTGATGGGACGTTCGTTGAACGTGATCAGTCTGGCTGGTCTGGCGTTTGCCGTCGGGATGCTTGTGGATAACGCGGTGGTGGTTCTGGAAAATATTTTCCGCAGATACTCATTGGGTGAGTCTCCCTTCCGGGCGGCCATCAAAGGGACCCAGGAAGTCTGGGGCGCGGTGCTGGCTTCCACTCTGACCACGATTGCCGTCTTCCTGCCGGTGGTCTTCATTCAGGAAGAAGCCGGTCAACTGTTCCAGGATATTGCCCTGGCGATCAGTGCCGCAGTCGGACTTTCGCTGCTGGTCTCGATGACATTGATTTCCACTGCCTCGGCCCGTCTGTTACACAAACGGGAGGGACAGGACATTGAGGATATGCGGGTTGTCGACAATCCCGAACCCGAGCAACCGGTGAGAAAAGGCCGCTTGCAGAGAGTGATTATCACTCCGATCGAATCTGCGGGCGCTCTGTTTGTGAAATCCGTTGTGGGAATGAACAGCTGGATTCAGAAAGGATTGTTGAGACGCCTGGTAGTAACCGGCGTTCTGGTGGGAGCCGCCTTCGGTATCAGCTGGCAGCTCTGGCCAAAAGTGGAATACCTGCCGACAGGTAACCGTAATCTGATTTTCTGTATTCTGCTTCCCCCTCCCGGCTACAACATGAACCAGTTGATGGAACTGGGGGAAGCGGTCGAATCGGACCTGCGGCCTTACTGGGATATTGTTGACCCCGAAAGCGAAGAAGCTAAAAGCCTGGATTATCCGGTGATCGGCGATTTCTTTTTCGTGGCCCGCGGACGCATGGTCTTTATGGGGATTCGCGCCCATGATTCCCAACGCGTAGGTGAACTGATTCCTCTGGTCCAGCAGGCGGGAGCCAAGCTGGAAGGAACTTTCGCGGTTGCCAAGCAATCGAGTCTGTTCGAACAGGGTTTGACAGGCGGCCGTACTGTCGAAGTTGAAATCATCGGGCCCGATCTGCAGAAGCTGGTCGGCATGGGGGGGCAGATTCTGGGGAAAGTTAAGGGGATGATTCCCGACGCCCAGGTGCGTCCCGTTCCCAGTCTGGACCTGTCCAGTCCTGAAGTGCACATTCAGCCCAAACTGGTGCAGGCTGCAGAAATGGGAGTAAGCAGTGCCGATCTGGGATATACAGCCAACGCGCTGGTCGATGGTGCTTTTGCCGGTGACTATTACCTGGGCGGCGATAAAATTGATCTCTCGATCGTTGGGCAGTCCCGCCACATTCAGAATACCCAGGACGTGAAAGCCCTTTCGGTCGCGACGCCAATGGGATCTCTGGTCCCACTGGAAGCATTAGCGAATGTAGAAATCACCAGCGGTCCGGAACAGGTGAATCACCGCGAACGACAACGGGCAATTACTATCGAAGTTTCTCCGCCTGAAGCGATGGCACTGGAAGATGCGATGCAGAGAATCCAGGATGAAATTGTCCAGCCTATGCGGGACAGTGGTCAACTGGATGGCGGTTACCGGATTATGCTCTCAGGGACCGCTGATAAGCTCCGCGATACCTGGGCGGCACTACAGTTCAACGTGCTGCTGGCATTGATGATTACTTATCTGTTGATGGCAGCATTGTTCGAATCGTGGCTGTATCCGTTCGTGATTATTTTCAGTGTCCCCCTGGGGGCAGTCGGTGGAATTCTGGGGCTCAGTGTATTGAACCTGTTTATGCTGCAGACCCTGGATGTGCTGACGATGCTCGGCTTCGTGATCCTGATTGGTACCGTGGTGAATAACCCGATTCTGATCATTCACCAGTCGTTGAACCATATCAATGAAGATGGGATGACGCCTCGCGAAGCAATTCTGGAAAGTATCCGCACACGTATCCGACCGATTTTCATGACGACGACCACTACGGTACTCGGGCTGCTGCCCCTGGTGCTGTTTCCCGGTGCCGGGAGTGAACTTTATCGCGGTCTGGGAAGTGTGGTGCTGGGGGGCCTGATTGTTTCGACGCTGTTTACGCTGGTCCTCGTGCCGACGCTGTTCAGTCTGACGATGGATGCCAAGCATTCGGTCATCAATCTGTTCAGGCCCAGTGTCGCTCAGCAGTTCAAAACCCAGCCTGCAACTGCATCTGATGTCGATGCGCAGGAAAAGGAGAATGTCACGGTTTAA
- a CDS encoding efflux RND transporter periplasmic adaptor subunit: MRFATGIVAALAVLIINAQTVCAQRGPAPVAVAEVVQKDLASGQTFVGTVLPIKRSVIGSAVGGRVAEFPVNEGDFVKAKQPLAQLLTNTIKLEVAAEKAELQLRKHELEEMENGSRPDEIKRARALMQAARAESEYQTKRRKRLESLYARKAVNDDDIQQVVSESIRADEMFEEAQSAYQLAVEGPRKEKIDQARARVAMQQALVDELESKVVKHTIITPFDGYVVAEHTEVGQWVNSGELVAEVIALDQVDVSVQVLENHVPHVRLGMEVRVEVPAIPNQVFTGKVALIVPQADVRARTFPVKVRLKNTITKDGGPLLKSGMLARAVLPTGPQQSALLVSKDALVLGGPTPMVYVVDPAADNKKQGKARAVPVQVGVAQGRLIQVKGDLKPGQQVVIRGNERLRPGQDVVISEVLSPDAEPKSKAIDIKG; the protein is encoded by the coding sequence ATGAGATTTGCAACCGGAATAGTCGCAGCACTCGCTGTATTGATCATCAATGCACAGACTGTCTGTGCCCAGCGGGGGCCGGCCCCTGTTGCGGTGGCAGAAGTCGTCCAGAAGGATCTTGCTTCGGGACAGACGTTTGTCGGAACCGTACTCCCCATTAAACGCAGTGTGATCGGCAGTGCCGTCGGCGGGCGTGTGGCTGAGTTCCCCGTCAATGAAGGGGATTTTGTCAAAGCGAAACAACCGCTGGCCCAGCTGTTGACGAATACGATTAAGCTGGAAGTGGCTGCAGAAAAGGCAGAACTGCAACTGAGGAAGCACGAACTGGAAGAGATGGAGAACGGTTCGCGTCCGGATGAAATCAAACGGGCCCGTGCACTGATGCAGGCGGCCCGGGCCGAGAGCGAATACCAGACGAAACGCCGTAAACGTCTGGAATCCCTGTATGCCCGCAAAGCTGTTAACGATGATGACATTCAGCAGGTTGTTTCCGAATCGATTCGTGCTGACGAAATGTTCGAAGAAGCACAGTCCGCTTATCAACTGGCTGTCGAGGGGCCTCGCAAAGAGAAAATTGATCAGGCCCGGGCCCGCGTAGCCATGCAGCAGGCGCTCGTCGATGAACTTGAAAGTAAAGTGGTCAAACACACGATCATTACTCCCTTTGATGGATACGTGGTCGCCGAACATACCGAAGTCGGTCAGTGGGTGAACTCTGGCGAACTTGTGGCTGAAGTCATCGCTCTGGATCAGGTCGATGTCAGTGTGCAGGTGCTGGAAAATCACGTCCCCCACGTGCGGCTGGGAATGGAAGTCCGGGTGGAAGTCCCCGCGATTCCCAACCAGGTCTTTACGGGAAAAGTTGCCTTAATCGTACCGCAGGCCGATGTCCGTGCCCGTACGTTTCCCGTCAAAGTCCGTCTGAAAAATACAATTACTAAGGATGGCGGTCCCCTGTTGAAATCAGGGATGCTGGCCCGTGCGGTTCTGCCTACCGGACCTCAGCAGTCAGCGCTGCTGGTTTCCAAGGATGCCCTGGTATTGGGCGGCCCGACACCAATGGTCTATGTCGTCGATCCTGCTGCAGATAATAAAAAGCAGGGCAAAGCCCGGGCAGTGCCGGTGCAGGTTGGGGTGGCACAAGGCCGCCTGATTCAGGTTAAGGGAGATCTGAAACCGGGGCAGCAGGTTGTGATCCGTGGTAACGAGCGTCTGCGCCCCGGTCAGGACGTGGTGATTTCTGAAGTTCTGTCTCCCGATGCAGAACCCAAGTCCAAAGCCATCGACATCAAGGGTTAA
- a CDS encoding DUF2079 domain-containing protein, with protein MNQSAPTPPTIDSRRFTYALLCVLLGPGAVTLALQTIFSSQDLAGMYVSVPLWEALLSSWGATLDPTTQTVAIPFFPLMGYLLLTAALTWLAGGFLISRLQKSAFAAALTDWGCLGYRWWFLPGVWELLRILLFIIGWSSGEGLLLATSQFWFAITIAGWLATLVTLLFPASLSEAPAEELSTEPKSSLPVTVWLLMGVFVLIFTWMNWRLYQGLLIPHGDSAMYEEHLWNVLHGKGFRSYLDQGLFWGEHIQFIHLLLSPLYLIWPSHLLLELSETVALACGAIPLYRMATRHSGSKTVGTAIVAAYLCYFPLQFLDIAIDLKTFRPISFGVPLLLFALEAIDRKRWKSAIVLLLLCLAAKEDYAIILGPLGLWIAWRAFQENKPESKANKSVLLKSIAPGIGLSVFAVVYLALVVKVLIPWFRGGTQVHYVGYFQKFGNSLGEVVSNILFNPGLLLGELIQPDTFIYALALLVPLGLLPLFSPGRLLVGLPLFGLLCLNELAHDPRHHFHAPIVPILCWAAAYGIGNVTTVLRRWKSEPVSLAQTQTWATHFLWSSSLATGLFFSLGPAGLVFWDSGSSWYWGRLYVPGERARQFEKIADLIPPESRVASTDFVHPRYTHHARSYDYSNYRRKVNDYEAGVPEDTDYIVIDTQHPYSEIKTPDQIPEYHDHPDEWELLPDKTDGYFIVLKRKQPPKPAASE; from the coding sequence ATGAATCAAAGCGCCCCTACTCCTCCCACGATCGACAGCCGCCGATTTACTTATGCGCTGCTCTGCGTGTTGCTGGGCCCCGGTGCGGTGACACTCGCCCTGCAGACGATCTTCAGCAGTCAGGACCTGGCCGGAATGTATGTCAGCGTTCCGCTCTGGGAAGCACTGCTTTCAAGCTGGGGCGCGACGCTCGATCCGACCACACAAACAGTCGCCATTCCCTTTTTCCCACTGATGGGATACCTGCTCCTCACCGCAGCACTGACCTGGCTGGCGGGGGGCTTCCTGATTTCCCGCCTGCAGAAGTCTGCGTTCGCTGCTGCGCTGACGGACTGGGGCTGCCTGGGTTATCGCTGGTGGTTTCTGCCCGGCGTCTGGGAGCTGCTCAGAATCCTGCTGTTTATTATCGGCTGGAGTAGTGGCGAGGGTCTGCTGCTGGCCACCTCACAGTTCTGGTTCGCGATTACGATCGCGGGCTGGCTGGCCACACTGGTGACGCTGCTGTTTCCTGCTTCTTTGAGTGAAGCCCCGGCCGAAGAACTTTCCACGGAACCAAAGTCCTCCCTGCCCGTCACTGTCTGGCTGCTGATGGGCGTTTTCGTATTGATCTTCACCTGGATGAACTGGCGGCTTTACCAGGGCCTGCTGATTCCCCACGGCGATTCCGCCATGTATGAAGAACATCTCTGGAATGTCCTGCACGGAAAAGGGTTTCGCAGTTATCTGGATCAGGGACTGTTCTGGGGGGAACATATTCAATTCATTCACCTGCTGCTCTCGCCGCTGTACCTGATCTGGCCGTCCCACCTGCTGCTCGAATTGAGTGAAACCGTGGCCCTGGCATGCGGAGCAATACCGCTATACCGTATGGCGACGCGACACAGCGGTTCTAAAACCGTGGGCACTGCAATCGTTGCAGCCTATCTCTGCTACTTCCCCCTGCAGTTTCTGGACATCGCCATCGATCTCAAAACATTCCGACCGATCTCCTTCGGCGTTCCCCTGCTGCTGTTCGCCCTGGAGGCGATCGATCGGAAGCGCTGGAAATCTGCGATCGTCCTGCTGCTGCTCTGCCTGGCTGCCAAGGAAGACTATGCGATTATCCTGGGACCTTTGGGGCTCTGGATCGCCTGGCGCGCGTTTCAGGAAAATAAACCGGAATCGAAAGCGAATAAATCCGTGCTGCTGAAAAGCATCGCCCCGGGCATCGGTCTGTCAGTGTTCGCGGTCGTTTATCTGGCACTGGTTGTGAAAGTTTTGATCCCCTGGTTCCGCGGTGGCACACAGGTGCATTACGTCGGTTACTTTCAGAAATTCGGGAATTCCCTGGGCGAAGTCGTCAGCAACATTCTGTTCAATCCGGGACTGCTGCTGGGCGAACTGATTCAGCCCGATACGTTCATCTATGCCCTCGCACTGCTCGTCCCCCTCGGCCTGCTGCCCCTGTTCTCACCGGGACGGCTGCTGGTGGGGCTGCCTCTGTTCGGACTACTCTGTCTGAACGAACTGGCTCACGATCCACGACACCATTTCCACGCTCCCATTGTCCCCATTCTCTGCTGGGCTGCGGCTTATGGAATCGGCAATGTCACGACGGTGCTGCGTCGCTGGAAATCGGAACCCGTATCTCTGGCACAGACACAGACCTGGGCGACGCATTTCCTCTGGAGCTCCTCCCTGGCGACCGGTCTCTTTTTCAGCCTGGGTCCCGCCGGCCTGGTCTTCTGGGACTCCGGTTCCAGCTGGTACTGGGGACGGCTGTACGTACCCGGAGAGCGGGCGCGTCAGTTTGAAAAAATCGCGGACCTGATTCCCCCGGAGAGCAGGGTCGCCTCGACCGATTTCGTGCATCCCCGCTATACCCACCATGCCCGCTCTTACGATTACAGTAATTACCGGCGGAAAGTAAACGACTACGAAGCAGGGGTGCCGGAGGACACCGATTATATCGTCATCGACACCCAGCACCCTTACAGCGAGATCAAAACCCCTGATCAGATCCCCGAATATCACGATCACCCTGACGAATGGGAATTGCTGCCGGACAAGACCGATGGATATTTCATCGTCCTGAAACGAAAACAGCCCCCGAAACCCGCTGCCAGCGAGTGA
- a CDS encoding nucleoside 2-deoxyribosyltransferase — protein MKHSNEQMRVYCAGPLFNRTERDEMKEIADLLTKTGYTVYLPHRDGMEFRLILDVLVERNWDAPTAAQFLHEAIFSLDVYQLVVECEAMVWNLNGRVPDEGAVSEAAMAWMLGKPLIAYKDDVRSLIQGRYNPLLVGMVEFESVDEIEQIPHALSTAILNHDLRPPLEVDALPAKVQKAVQAGQVLWKAMCSEGAQEDNEMIASVVEELFAPNDRSSLLA, from the coding sequence ATGAAACATTCTAACGAACAGATGCGCGTGTACTGCGCAGGTCCTCTGTTTAATCGGACCGAACGGGACGAGATGAAAGAGATTGCAGATCTCTTAACCAAAACCGGCTATACCGTCTACCTGCCTCACCGCGACGGGATGGAATTTCGACTGATCCTGGATGTGCTGGTCGAACGCAACTGGGATGCACCCACGGCTGCTCAATTTCTGCATGAAGCCATTTTCTCGCTGGATGTCTACCAGCTGGTTGTGGAATGTGAGGCGATGGTCTGGAACCTCAACGGACGCGTTCCCGATGAAGGCGCTGTGTCCGAAGCAGCCATGGCCTGGATGCTGGGCAAGCCGCTGATCGCCTATAAAGATGATGTCCGCTCGTTGATTCAGGGACGCTACAATCCGCTGCTGGTGGGTATGGTCGAATTTGAATCGGTCGATGAAATCGAACAGATTCCGCATGCTCTCTCCACGGCGATCCTGAATCATGATCTGCGTCCTCCTTTGGAAGTGGACGCGTTGCCCGCCAAGGTTCAGAAAGCAGTGCAGGCCGGTCAGGTACTGTGGAAGGCCATGTGCTCCGAAGGGGCGCAGGAAGATAACGAAATGATCGCGTCTGTCGTCGAGGAGTTGTTTGCGCCGAACGATCGTTCTTCGCTGCTCGCCTGA
- a CDS encoding HD domain-containing protein, translating to MNHPYVEIPELSNLQSGSGLVRIPYQQDVPFTGRVRALVDTPEFRRLSHITQLGFTALVYPGATHTRFEHALGVYQNALQYLWQLGRDERFAATVDVHTAEVLIAAALLHDLGHWPFCHLIEDMSLEGIPRHEQFAREFLSEGHELPKILREEWGIEPSEVLDILVPSSDTPRMRLVRSILSGPIDIDKMDYLDRDSLHAGVPYGRNYDKKRLIQSLMVNECGDGLAIGSKGKTAAELMVFARYVMFSEVYWHHAVRAASTMFARAFYHLYPRLDLAEYFQLTESDSISVLRKEAQGTDCERLVEGIFSNKRVLYKRVAEFSFYESSEVFELIAHRPVSSLVHWSEQLAARLTQRLNQQVDATDVLIDAPPTHREVEFNVEIYSPREAQYQPLHVVSPVVDTLARKQFDDFVKRVRVFAHPRIATECKTMSDFKSLLIDAVRENG from the coding sequence ATGAACCACCCGTATGTCGAGATTCCTGAACTCTCCAACCTGCAGTCAGGCAGTGGCCTGGTGCGGATTCCCTACCAGCAGGACGTGCCTTTTACCGGTCGCGTCCGGGCCCTGGTCGATACACCCGAGTTCCGTCGCCTGTCGCACATCACCCAACTGGGTTTCACGGCGCTCGTTTATCCCGGAGCCACGCACACGCGTTTTGAACACGCGCTGGGCGTTTATCAGAATGCGCTGCAGTATCTCTGGCAACTGGGACGGGACGAACGTTTCGCGGCGACCGTGGACGTGCATACGGCGGAAGTGCTGATTGCAGCGGCCCTGCTGCACGATCTGGGGCACTGGCCGTTTTGTCATCTGATTGAAGATATGTCACTGGAAGGCATTCCCCGGCACGAGCAGTTTGCCCGGGAGTTTCTCTCGGAAGGACACGAACTGCCGAAGATCCTGCGGGAAGAGTGGGGCATTGAACCTTCCGAAGTGCTGGATATTCTGGTACCGAGTTCGGATACACCCCGCATGCGACTGGTGCGTTCGATTCTCTCCGGCCCGATTGACATCGACAAGATGGACTACCTCGATCGCGACAGTCTCCACGCGGGCGTGCCTTATGGTCGTAACTACGATAAAAAGCGACTGATCCAGTCGTTGATGGTTAACGAGTGCGGTGATGGACTGGCGATTGGTTCCAAGGGCAAAACGGCAGCCGAGTTGATGGTGTTTGCCCGTTATGTGATGTTCAGTGAAGTCTACTGGCATCACGCGGTTCGTGCGGCGAGTACGATGTTTGCCCGCGCATTTTATCATCTCTATCCCAGGCTGGATCTCGCCGAGTATTTCCAACTCACCGAGTCCGATTCCATTTCCGTACTCCGCAAGGAAGCACAGGGGACTGACTGCGAACGACTTGTGGAAGGGATTTTCAGTAACAAACGTGTGCTCTATAAACGGGTGGCTGAATTCAGTTTCTACGAGTCGTCTGAAGTCTTCGAACTGATTGCGCATCGGCCGGTCTCTTCACTGGTCCACTGGAGCGAACAACTGGCAGCGCGCCTCACACAGCGGTTAAATCAGCAGGTCGATGCGACCGACGTTCTGATCGACGCACCGCCCACGCATCGGGAAGTGGAATTCAACGTGGAGATCTATTCGCCGCGCGAAGCACAATATCAGCCGCTGCACGTCGTCTCTCCCGTGGTAGATACGCTGGCGCGCAAGCAGTTTGATGATTTCGTCAAACGGGTGCGCGTTTTTGCGCATCCCCGGATTGCGACTGAATGTAAAACGATGAGTGATTTCAAATCGCTGCTGATCGACGCAGTCCGGGAAAACGGCTGA